A genome region from Pseudanabaena sp. Chao 1811 includes the following:
- the ftsH gene encoding ATP-dependent zinc metalloprotease FtsH codes for MKSSWRTALLWLLPIAIIGFFGWQTLVARPAPSRPTVNAANTRIAYGRFLEYLDEHRVRKVDIFDGGRTAVIVASDPQIEGKEQRARVDLPLYAPELMDKLNEGGVDLAIYPPSNNGAIWSVLSNLVFPVALIAGLFFLFRRSNQMGGPGQAMDFGKSKARFAMDAKTGVMFDDVAGIEEAKEELQEVVTFLKKPERFTAVGAKIPKGVLLIGPPGTGKTLLAKAIAGEAGVPFFSVSGSEFVEMFVGVGASRVRDLFKKAKENAPCIIFIDEIDAVGRQRGAGIGGGNDEREQTLNQILTEMDGFEGNSGVIVIAATNRADVLDSALLRPGRFDRQIGVDPPDIKGRLQVLNVHARDKKISPEVSLEAIARRTPGFAGADLANLLNEAAILTARRRKDAMTMAEIDDAVDRIIAGLEGKALVDSRNKRLIAYHEVGHAIVGTLLKDHDPVQKVTLIPRGQAAGLTWFTPDEEQTLISRGQILARITAALGGRAAEEAVFGSAEVTTGAGGDLQQVSGMARQMVTRFGMSNIGQLALEGQSSEVFLGRSMGGGSQYSEDISAKIDQQVREIVQKCYQTALQIVYENRTAIDRVVDLLVENETLDGDEFRRIISEYTSVPVKERFVPQI; via the coding sequence ATGAAATCCTCTTGGAGAACTGCACTGCTGTGGTTGCTGCCCATAGCGATAATTGGCTTTTTTGGCTGGCAGACATTAGTTGCTCGTCCTGCCCCTAGTCGTCCAACGGTGAATGCAGCAAATACCCGCATCGCCTACGGAAGATTTCTTGAGTATCTCGATGAACATCGGGTACGCAAGGTCGATATTTTTGATGGTGGTCGCACGGCGGTAATCGTAGCAAGCGATCCCCAAATTGAGGGCAAAGAGCAACGCGCTAGAGTTGACTTGCCACTATATGCCCCAGAATTGATGGACAAACTCAATGAAGGTGGTGTGGATTTAGCAATTTATCCACCTAGCAACAATGGCGCGATCTGGAGTGTTCTTAGCAATTTAGTTTTCCCCGTTGCTTTAATCGCAGGTTTATTTTTCCTATTCCGTCGTTCCAATCAAATGGGCGGTCCCGGACAAGCTATGGACTTTGGTAAATCCAAGGCGCGTTTTGCGATGGATGCCAAGACAGGCGTAATGTTTGATGATGTCGCTGGTATCGAAGAAGCTAAGGAAGAATTACAAGAAGTTGTAACTTTCTTGAAAAAGCCCGAACGCTTTACCGCCGTTGGCGCAAAGATTCCTAAGGGTGTTTTGTTAATTGGTCCTCCCGGAACTGGTAAGACCTTGCTTGCCAAGGCGATCGCTGGTGAAGCTGGCGTACCTTTCTTCTCCGTATCTGGTTCTGAGTTCGTGGAAATGTTCGTTGGTGTTGGCGCATCCCGTGTACGCGACTTGTTCAAGAAGGCTAAGGAAAACGCACCTTGCATCATCTTTATCGATGAAATTGATGCAGTTGGTCGTCAACGTGGCGCTGGTATTGGTGGTGGTAATGACGAGCGCGAACAAACCCTCAACCAAATCCTCACCGAAATGGATGGCTTTGAAGGTAACTCTGGTGTGATCGTGATTGCGGCAACTAACCGTGCTGATGTCCTTGACTCCGCACTGTTACGTCCCGGTCGTTTCGATCGCCAAATTGGTGTTGATCCACCTGATATCAAGGGTCGTTTGCAAGTTCTTAACGTTCATGCCCGTGACAAAAAGATTAGCCCTGAAGTTTCCCTAGAAGCGATCGCTCGTCGTACCCCAGGTTTTGCAGGTGCTGACCTTGCGAACTTACTTAATGAAGCCGCAATTCTCACCGCTCGTCGTCGTAAGGATGCAATGACTATGGCAGAAATTGATGATGCCGTAGACAGAATCATTGCTGGCTTAGAAGGTAAGGCTCTCGTCGATAGCCGTAACAAGCGCTTGATTGCCTATCACGAAGTTGGTCATGCGATCGTTGGTACATTACTCAAGGATCATGATCCAGTTCAAAAAGTTACCCTCATTCCTAGAGGTCAAGCGGCTGGTTTGACATGGTTCACTCCCGATGAAGAACAAACTCTGATCTCTCGTGGTCAAATCCTCGCTCGCATCACCGCTGCCCTCGGTGGACGCGCTGCGGAAGAAGCAGTATTCGGTTCTGCGGAAGTAACTACTGGTGCTGGTGGCGACTTGCAACAGGTAAGCGGCATGGCACGTCAGATGGTGACAAGATTTGGTATGTCCAATATTGGTCAACTTGCCCTCGAAGGTCAAAGCTCTGAAGTATTCCTCGGACGTAGCATGGGTGGCGGATCGCAATATTCTGAAGATATTTCGGCAAAGATCGATCAACAAGTTCGTGAAATTGTGCAGAAATGCTATCAAACAGCCTTGCAAATCGTGTATGAAAATCGCACAGCGATCGATCGCGTTGTCGATCTGCTAGTTGAGAATGAAACTCTCGATGGTGATGAATTCCGTCGCATCATCTCTGAGTACACATCCGTTCCTGTAAAAGAACGTTTTGTACCTCAAATTTAA
- a CDS encoding alpha/beta fold hydrolase, translating to MSQSIILRNNVKILGKGKQTIIFANGFGCDQKMWRFVTPAFEKDYQVVLFDYVGSGQSDPSAYEVDRYSDLEGYAQDILDICEYLSLDSTILIAHSVSGMIGILASLQVPHLFQKLILVGASPCYINKPNYIGGFEEQDIAELLDIMEKNYIGWANFLAPIVMRNEDKPELTQELEQSYRANDPTITTHFAEVTLHSDNRHNLSKVTSPSLILQSLDDAFVPIEVGHYLHQNLPKSILKIMDATWHCPHMSHPQETIDLIQEYLAIAI from the coding sequence ATGAGTCAAAGTATTATTCTTCGTAATAATGTCAAAATTTTGGGCAAAGGCAAACAAACCATCATCTTTGCAAATGGGTTTGGCTGTGACCAAAAGATGTGGCGTTTCGTGACTCCTGCCTTTGAGAAGGATTACCAAGTCGTTTTATTTGATTATGTAGGTTCAGGACAGTCAGATCCTAGTGCTTATGAAGTCGATCGCTATAGTGATCTAGAAGGTTATGCTCAAGATATCCTCGATATTTGTGAATACTTGTCATTAGACAGCACAATTCTCATCGCGCATTCTGTAAGCGGGATGATTGGCATCTTAGCTTCACTCCAAGTACCTCATCTGTTTCAAAAGCTGATTCTCGTTGGAGCTTCTCCCTGTTACATCAACAAACCTAATTATATCGGTGGTTTTGAGGAGCAAGATATTGCAGAACTACTGGACATTATGGAAAAGAACTATATTGGTTGGGCAAACTTCTTAGCTCCCATTGTGATGAGAAATGAGGATAAGCCAGAGTTAACTCAAGAGTTAGAGCAAAGCTATCGAGCAAATGATCCGACGATCACCACGCATTTTGCGGAGGTGACTTTACATTCTGATAACCGCCATAACTTATCTAAAGTGACATCACCTTCATTAATCCTTCAATCTCTAGATGATGCCTTTGTACCTATCGAGGTAGGGCATTATTTACATCAAAATTTACCTAAAAGTATCCTAAAAATCATGGACGCTACATGGCATTGTCCTCATATGAGTCATCCACAGGAGACCATTGATCTGATTCAGGAATATCTTGCGATCGCTATATAA
- a CDS encoding PH domain-containing protein yields the protein MTKAPLHEERILFKGHPAVIGSVTRLLISVFTLGIGAFWFWLKSINTQYLITSQRIVIETGIFSRAIETLEIYQVDDIHLEKPLNQRIMGSGNMLLITRDLSAPKILLERLPIDVRELYEQMRPCIQEARFRFRVRDEENPREYS from the coding sequence ATGACAAAAGCTCCTTTACACGAAGAACGCATTCTGTTTAAAGGTCATCCTGCTGTAATTGGTAGTGTGACTAGGTTACTGATTTCTGTGTTTACTTTAGGAATTGGAGCGTTTTGGTTTTGGCTAAAATCGATCAATACGCAATATTTAATTACTTCACAGCGAATTGTGATTGAAACTGGGATATTTTCTAGAGCGATCGAGACTTTAGAAATTTATCAAGTCGATGATATCCATCTCGAAAAGCCATTAAATCAAAGGATTATGGGTAGTGGCAATATGCTCTTGATTACCCGCGATCTATCAGCTCCAAAGATATTATTAGAACGTTTGCCTATAGATGTCAGGGAGCTATACGAGCAGATGCGCCCCTGTATTCAAGAGGCGAGATTTCGTTTTCGTGTCCGTGATGAAGAAAACCCAAGAGAGTATAGCTAG
- a CDS encoding argininosuccinate synthase, protein MGRAKKVVLAYSGGVDTSVCIPYLKQEWGVEEVITLAADLGQGDELAPIKQKALDSGASVSLVRDVTKEFVTDYAFPAIKANALYENRYPLTTALARPLIAKILVEAAEEYGADAVAHGCTGKGNDQVRFDVSIAALNPDIKVLAPAREWGMSREETIAYGEKFGIPSPVKKSSPFSIDRNLLGRSIEAGPLEDAWNEPPEEIYDFTKAIADTPDEPTYTEIGFEKGLPVSLDGQALEPVELVTRLNAIAGGNGYGRIDMVENRLVGIKSREIYEAPAMLVLIHAHRDLESLALPSDLAQYKRGVEETYGKIIYNGLWYSPLKSALDAFIDKSQERVTGVVRVKFHKGNATIVGRKSVNSLYDEDLATYTSADQFDHKAAEGFIYVWGLPIRVWAQKNR, encoded by the coding sequence ATGGGTCGGGCGAAAAAAGTCGTACTTGCGTATTCGGGCGGCGTTGATACATCTGTTTGCATTCCTTATCTCAAGCAAGAATGGGGTGTTGAAGAAGTCATTACCCTTGCAGCAGATCTAGGACAAGGCGATGAATTAGCACCGATTAAACAAAAGGCTCTAGATTCAGGAGCTTCGGTTTCTCTAGTTAGAGATGTTACTAAAGAATTTGTTACAGACTATGCCTTTCCTGCGATTAAAGCCAATGCGCTGTATGAAAATCGCTATCCTTTAACTACGGCTCTAGCGCGTCCTCTCATTGCCAAGATTTTGGTTGAGGCAGCCGAAGAATATGGTGCGGATGCAGTAGCCCACGGCTGTACAGGTAAGGGCAATGACCAAGTGCGCTTTGATGTGTCGATCGCCGCACTTAACCCCGATATTAAGGTGCTAGCCCCTGCCCGCGAATGGGGGATGAGCCGAGAAGAAACGATCGCCTATGGTGAAAAGTTTGGGATTCCTTCCCCTGTTAAGAAATCTTCTCCTTTCAGTATTGATCGCAACTTGCTCGGACGCAGCATCGAAGCAGGTCCCCTTGAGGACGCTTGGAATGAGCCACCTGAAGAAATTTATGACTTCACCAAGGCGATCGCTGATACTCCCGATGAGCCAACCTATACCGAAATTGGCTTTGAGAAAGGTCTGCCCGTGTCGCTGGATGGTCAAGCCCTTGAGCCAGTGGAGTTAGTCACCCGACTCAATGCGATCGCTGGTGGTAATGGCTATGGACGCATAGACATGGTAGAAAATCGTCTTGTGGGAATCAAGTCTCGCGAGATCTATGAAGCACCTGCGATGTTGGTTTTAATCCATGCTCACCGCGACCTCGAAAGTCTTGCCCTGCCCTCTGACCTAGCTCAATACAAGCGTGGTGTCGAGGAAACCTACGGCAAGATCATTTACAACGGCTTGTGGTATAGCCCTCTTAAATCCGCCCTTGATGCTTTTATTGATAAGAGCCAAGAGCGCGTGACAGGTGTGGTTCGCGTTAAATTCCATAAAGGTAACGCCACCATCGTTGGGCGTAAATCCGTGAATTCTCTCTACGACGAAGACCTTGCAACTTACACCAGTGCTGACCAATTCGACCATAAAGCAGCCGAAGGCTTTATTTATGTTTGGGGACTGCCAATCCGTGTATGGGCGCAGAAAAACAGATAA
- a CDS encoding DUF7219 family protein produces MFPRSRYYGTFTPENLMFNANLQEFSHRVSIICALETGGKISAQEAFTQITELWQQLERSKQNLAI; encoded by the coding sequence ATGTTTCCCCGGTCCCGTTACTACGGCACATTTACCCCAGAGAACTTGATGTTTAATGCTAACTTGCAAGAATTCTCGCATCGAGTCAGTATTATTTGTGCCTTAGAAACGGGTGGCAAGATTTCGGCTCAAGAGGCATTCACGCAGATTACAGAGCTATGGCAGCAACTCGAACGCTCTAAACAAAACCTTGCCATATAA
- a CDS encoding SpoIIE family protein phosphatase → MTLFKPAIALMNHLKYPQKFLLISLLFVLPLALVMNLLLSEINSRIDFTQKEIYGNTYLRPLNQLWQHIPRRQLILQRQFYKDTQSFGQILHSQSQELIDLQNKIDQAFVKLTNVDRQLGKVVQTSDKLQDIKFAWLSLRDSQEFASFRNHDALLEQLDRFRIHIVDFSNLILDPDLDTYYLMDASAVKLPEMQKLLHQIMQIEAEVIFKKEISNANKEKLIACISLLNNYNNAIAANLERAFNNNPSQNLRNSLNIPLRNFVVSVSEFNAYTNELVRQENKFNFTDSFYRQEMESTLDDSFTLWQQVVDRLDELLTYRIQGFEQRKQFILMFVAVILIAIIYLFIGFYLSVMRTVHQLDIASKQMTSNGAISIRLDSKDELSMVVRSFNNVAIALRESEEKYRSIFENSVDGIFQTTVDGKYISVNPALAKIYGYRSVEQMLEEIVDIQSQLYVDRDRRQQFQTLMDANDTITNFESQIYKRDRSKIWISENVRAIRDGNGKIIYYEGTVADITQRKLAEIALEKANQQILSLNNRLKEENLRMSSELEVTRKLQQMILPKEQELSLILGLDIAGFMEPAAEVGGDYYDVLQQHGRIKIGIGDVTGHGLESGMLMIMVQTAVRTLLQSEENDPVRFLDTLNRTIYGNVQRMSSDKNLTLSLIDYEHGKLTLSGQHEEIIVVRKNGTLERFDTIDLGFPIGLEEEISNFLAQKQIHLDLGDVMVLYTDGITEAENESRQLYGVDRLCEVVRQNVDKSASNIRQAVIEDLRSHIGTQKIYDDITLLVLKQK, encoded by the coding sequence ATGACGCTATTTAAACCTGCGATCGCCTTGATGAATCATCTTAAATACCCCCAAAAATTTTTGCTGATTAGCTTGCTATTTGTTTTGCCACTAGCGCTCGTGATGAACTTGCTACTGTCAGAAATCAATAGCCGCATTGACTTTACCCAAAAAGAAATCTATGGCAACACTTACCTCCGTCCTCTAAACCAACTCTGGCAGCATATCCCCCGCAGACAGTTAATTTTACAGCGCCAGTTCTATAAAGATACCCAAAGTTTCGGTCAAATATTACATTCTCAGTCACAGGAATTAATCGATTTACAAAACAAGATTGATCAAGCATTTGTCAAGCTCACAAATGTCGATCGCCAATTAGGTAAGGTCGTCCAAACTAGCGATAAATTGCAAGATATCAAGTTTGCATGGCTTAGTCTGAGAGATAGTCAAGAGTTTGCTTCTTTTCGGAATCATGATGCCCTTCTCGAACAACTCGATCGCTTCCGTATCCATATAGTTGACTTCTCAAATTTGATTCTCGATCCAGATCTTGATACTTACTATCTGATGGATGCTAGTGCCGTGAAATTGCCAGAGATGCAAAAGCTCCTGCATCAAATTATGCAGATAGAGGCAGAAGTTATCTTTAAAAAAGAAATTAGCAATGCTAATAAAGAGAAATTAATTGCTTGCATTAGCTTATTAAATAATTACAATAATGCGATCGCCGCAAATCTAGAGAGAGCTTTTAACAATAATCCGAGCCAGAATCTCCGTAACTCTCTCAATATTCCTCTGCGTAATTTTGTTGTTAGTGTCAGTGAATTTAACGCTTATACCAATGAGTTAGTAAGACAAGAAAATAAATTTAATTTTACAGATAGTTTTTATCGGCAAGAGATGGAAAGTACTTTAGATGACAGCTTTACACTCTGGCAACAGGTTGTTGATCGCCTCGATGAGCTATTGACATACCGCATTCAAGGATTTGAGCAACGCAAACAATTTATCTTGATGTTTGTGGCGGTTATTTTGATCGCGATCATCTATTTATTTATTGGCTTTTATCTATCGGTAATGCGAACTGTTCATCAATTAGACATTGCCTCCAAACAAATGACTAGTAATGGTGCGATATCAATACGTCTCGATAGTAAAGATGAATTATCGATGGTTGTGCGCTCATTTAACAATGTGGCGATCGCTCTACGGGAATCTGAGGAGAAATATCGCAGCATTTTTGAAAATTCGGTTGATGGCATCTTTCAAACTACGGTTGATGGCAAATACATCAGTGTGAATCCTGCCCTAGCCAAAATTTATGGCTACAGATCAGTTGAGCAGATGCTGGAGGAAATCGTTGATATTCAGTCACAGCTTTATGTGGATCGCGATCGCCGTCAACAGTTTCAGACCTTGATGGATGCAAATGACACCATTACAAACTTTGAATCACAAATCTATAAACGCGATCGCAGCAAGATCTGGATTAGTGAAAATGTGCGCGCAATCCGTGATGGCAATGGCAAAATCATTTATTACGAAGGCACGGTCGCAGATATTACACAAAGGAAACTTGCCGAAATAGCATTAGAGAAAGCTAATCAACAGATTTTATCGCTGAATAACCGCCTTAAAGAAGAGAATTTACGCATGAGTAGTGAGCTAGAAGTGACCCGCAAACTTCAGCAGATGATTTTGCCCAAAGAACAAGAACTATCATTGATTTTGGGATTAGATATTGCAGGATTTATGGAACCTGCTGCTGAGGTGGGTGGCGATTATTACGATGTACTGCAACAGCATGGGCGGATTAAAATCGGGATAGGTGATGTGACGGGACATGGCTTAGAAAGCGGAATGCTGATGATTATGGTACAGACTGCCGTGCGTACCCTATTGCAAAGTGAAGAAAATGATCCTGTCCGTTTTTTAGATACACTCAATCGCACCATTTATGGAAATGTGCAGCGCATGTCATCGGATAAAAATTTAACGCTCTCTCTCATTGATTACGAACATGGCAAATTGACGTTAAGTGGTCAGCACGAAGAAATTATTGTGGTGCGCAAAAATGGAACTCTAGAACGTTTTGATACAATTGATCTCGGATTCCCCATCGGTCTAGAGGAAGAGATTTCTAATTTCCTCGCTCAAAAGCAAATTCATTTAGATTTAGGCGATGTCATGGTGCTATATACCGATGGGATTACGGAAGCAGAGAATGAATCTCGCCAGCTTTATGGTGTGGATCGTCTATGTGAAGTGGTACGCCAAAATGTAGACAAATCTGCTAGTAATATTCGACAGGCGGTGATTGAAGATCTGCGATCGCACATTGGTACGCAAAAAATCTATGACGACATCACCTTGCTAGTTCTCAAACAAAAATAA
- a CDS encoding 1,9-bis(guanidino)-5-aza-nonane synthase — translation MKRELLKQTVEHIDIKAFDVVGLVDAMANTAFQGRNLGRAARIYDNMIQDKDCAIILCLAGSLFSAGLKGVIYDLIVNNMVDMIVSTGANIVDQDFFEALGFRHYVGDTFADDTVLRENAIDRIYDTYIDEDELRVCDMTIAEIANSLPPRAYSSREFIHEMGAYLDKNAKNRHSVVLAAYEHQVPIFVPAFSDCSAGFGLVHHQWNSPEEHVSIDSVKDFRELTQCKLASPHTGLFMIGGGVPKNFAQDTVVAAELLGFEAAMHKYAVQITVADERDGALSGSTLKEAHSWGKVDIVQEQMVFSEATVALPLIAGYVYGKKNWCDRAPRQLAQVFNKSSVAFSNIPTPVSV, via the coding sequence ATGAAACGCGAACTACTTAAACAGACTGTTGAACATATTGACATCAAGGCTTTTGATGTTGTGGGATTGGTTGATGCTATGGCAAATACCGCTTTTCAAGGTCGTAACCTTGGACGTGCTGCCCGTATCTATGACAACATGATCCAAGATAAGGATTGCGCAATCATCCTATGTTTAGCAGGTTCTTTATTTAGTGCAGGACTTAAGGGAGTCATCTACGATTTAATCGTCAACAACATGGTAGACATGATTGTCTCTACAGGCGCAAATATCGTCGATCAAGACTTCTTTGAGGCTCTCGGCTTCCGTCACTATGTGGGTGATACCTTTGCAGACGATACTGTACTCCGCGAAAATGCGATCGATCGCATCTATGACACCTACATCGACGAAGACGAACTGCGCGTTTGCGACATGACGATCGCGGAAATTGCGAATTCTCTTCCTCCTCGTGCTTACTCCTCTCGAGAATTCATCCATGAAATGGGTGCATATCTAGATAAGAATGCCAAGAATCGCCACTCCGTCGTTTTGGCAGCTTATGAGCATCAAGTTCCTATCTTCGTTCCTGCCTTCAGTGATTGTTCCGCAGGTTTTGGCTTAGTGCATCATCAGTGGAATTCTCCCGAAGAGCATGTCAGCATTGACTCTGTCAAGGATTTCCGTGAATTGACTCAATGCAAGTTGGCAAGCCCTCACACTGGTCTATTCATGATCGGTGGTGGTGTTCCCAAGAACTTTGCTCAAGATACTGTTGTTGCCGCAGAATTGCTCGGATTCGAGGCAGCAATGCACAAGTATGCAGTCCAAATCACCGTTGCAGATGAACGTGATGGCGCTCTATCAGGTTCTACTTTGAAGGAAGCACATTCTTGGGGCAAAGTAGATATCGTCCAAGAGCAGATGGTGTTCTCCGAAGCAACTGTGGCTCTGCCTCTGATTGCAGGCTATGTCTATGGGAAGAAGAACTGGTGCGATCGCGCTCCTCGTCAACTAGCCCAAGTCTTCAACAAGTCATCTGTAGCTTTCAGTAATATTCCTACTCCTGTTAGCGTATAG